One segment of Cottoperca gobio chromosome 24, fCotGob3.1, whole genome shotgun sequence DNA contains the following:
- the LOC115003567 gene encoding sterile alpha motif domain-containing protein 12-like codes for MDLSKRVSLWSVEEVLEWLQDQHPTLMGTLQKAIIKHAISGRVLLRLKDHHLELLGVESEELQQDILQDLLLLRVQEEITELNNLCSECFSS; via the exons ATGGACCTGTCGAAGCGAGTGTCGTTGTGGTCGGTTGAAGAAGTGTTGGAGTGGCTGCAGGATCAGCACCCGACCCTCATGGGCACGCTCCAGAAGGCCATAATTAAACACGCCATATCAG GCCGTGTGTTGCTGAGATTAAAGGACCATCACCTGGAGCTCCTCGGGGTGGAGtctgaggagctgcagcaggacaTCTTGcaggacctcctcctcctcagagtgCAAGAAGAAATCACTGAACTCAACAACCTCTGCTCCG AGTGTTTTTCTTCATAG